In Pongo pygmaeus isolate AG05252 chromosome 19, NHGRI_mPonPyg2-v2.0_pri, whole genome shotgun sequence, the genomic stretch ttttaaaagaaagtggtCTGAGATGTATTTAGGAGCTTTCCATGTTAATGTACCGAAGGAACGAAGGAACTCTTTCTCCCTGTAACATACCTCCATGAACAGCACGGGAGGCACTTAGAAAAGTGTGGCCTGTAGAGGAAGCCTGGCCTCTGCTCTCTTAGGACCTGAAACTTTCTGGTACTTTGGGTATTTGGATATTGCCCCTTGGCCATAGAAAATCCTGGGGACCCTGTGAAGTATTTATGTCTGGTCTTTGGAGTGTGGTATTTGGGTGGCGCTTTAGAGGGTAaggtttattctgtttttttttttttgagatggagtctcgttctgttgtccaagttggagtgtagtggcgcaatcccggctcactgcaactttcacctaccaggttcaagtgattctccctgcctcagcctcccaaggtgctaggattacaggcgtgcgccaccatgcccagctaatttttgtattagtagagacagggttttgccatgttggccagcctggtcttgaacccctgacctcaggtgatctgcccgtcttggcttcccagagtgttgggattacaggcctgagtcactgcatctggcctaggGTAAGGTTTAATCTTAGGGGTAATCATTGGCACCTGTGTGCATGTGGAAGCCAAGGCCTGGTTGCTAATACAGTTAAAACTTTATGACTATCACAGGGCACTTCCTTGCTTTATACAATGTTTCTATAGTTAATATTAAACAACATAAGGCAGAGAATATCTCTCCATGTTTAGATGAAACTGGTCCATTTGCTTCTAAGTGTTCTTacctatttatgtttttatttataaatgtacaaCTCCCTCTTTGCTTAGGACCAAAGATGATGAAGAAGAGACAGTCTTTCGAGAGGTGGTCAGTTTTTCCCCGGACCCCCTGCCAGGTGAGGAGACAGAGGCTCTGAATACCGACTCCACCTTCACACCTGGGGCTTTGGGGCAGGTCAGCCCCCACCCCCTCTCATGTTCCTTCTGTGTTATTGTTAAAGTGTTTTGATTAATCCTATAATAATTTCCATTAATTGCTCAATGTTTCTGTCCTCGGACCAGTTAGATATTATGACAAGGACACCACCAAACCTATCAGCTTTTACTTGTCTTCGCTGGAGGAGCTCTTGGCGTGGACGCCCTGCTTGGAGGATGGCTTTAATGTGGCCCTGGAGCCCCTGGCGTGTCGCCAGCCTCCTCTGAGCAGCCAGAGGCCCCGGACTTTATTGTGTCATGACATGATGGGCGGGTACCTGGACGACAGGTGAGGACCTGGCCTTACATTGATGTTGCTTACATTGATTGTTTTCCTttgctggggtgggggctggaggggTAGGAGAGAGTGCCATGTGTAGAAAGAGCACTGGGCGGGGAGTCAGGAGACGGGCATTGGAGGGACTGCACTAACTGCGAGAAGAAGGCAGGCTCCAGtgtttcatctgtaaaaagggaagattgggctgggctcggtggctcacacttgtaatcccagcactttgggaggtcaaggcaggtgggtcacctgacctcaggagtttgagaccagcctggccaacatggcgaaactctgcccctactaaaaatagaaaaattagccaggcatggtggcaggtgcctgcaatcccagctacttagggggctaatgcaggagaatcacttgaaccagggaggcggagattgcagtgagccaagattgcaccactgcactccagtctgggcaacagagtgagacactgtctcaaaaaaaaaaaaaaaaaaaaaaaaggaagattggaTTAGGCAGTGTCTTATGTTCCTTTCAGCTCTAGAATCATTTGACTCCTTGAACCTCCTCAACTTGAAGGCTGGTAGATTGGAAGGGGCACAGCAGGCAGGGGGTCCTCTTCAGTTGCCTGTCGCCAGCCTCACCCCCTCACTTGGTTTGGTGTTCGTCACCTTCTTCCCTTAAGCTCTGATCCTGTTCTGGGTCGCTGGGCTCTGGCTTTGATGCACAGAGATGTTACACgccccacccaccccagctgCAGACGTCCCATCCAAAGTTGCCATGGAGTCCACGTGGCGCTTTTAAATGTCCATAAAACAATCTTGGACCCTGTGATTGAGTCCGAGCCAACCATCAAGGCAGAGACGGAAGCAGGTGATGAAATCTTGGGCTCACACGGCTGTCAGCCCTGACCTTCGAGTTCCGGGAGACTCTGTTCTGAGGGACTGCCTACCCCTCCACATAGAGCGGGAAGCCAGAGACGGGACTTTGACGTGAGCCTTCCTGcttcccctcctttctttcctttgttcatTTGCTCACAGGGGGTAGCAGTGCTCGGTCCATTGGATGCTGTGGCAAATGCCTGATGCCCTGGTCAGAGCACTCTGCCTGTGGCTACAGGAGTGGCAGCTGGTTCCTGCCTCTCTCCTTGCCTGCACCTTGCCTGGACACAGCAGGCTTCCAGGGAGTCTTGACTGAATGGAACTAAAGAGAAACCTTTGGGGACACGCTGCGGTCTCTGTGTCCTTATTCTGCTTCCTGGGACCcgactctgtttctttttttctgtattttgagacagggtcttactctgtcacccaggctggagaacagtggtgcaatctgggctctctccagccttgacctcccgggctcaagcgattctcccacttcagcctcccaagtagctgggactacaggtgtgcaccaccacaccaggctaatttttccagtttttgcggggagagatggggttttgccatgttgcccaggctggtcttaaactcctgggctcaagtgatctgcctgccttggcctgccaaagtgctgggaataaaggcatgagctgccatggcCAGCCCTGTTCTGTTTCTTTCCCCAGGTTCATTCAGGGCTCGGTGGTGCAGACTCCCTATGCTTTCTACCACTGGCAGTGCATCGACGTCTTTGTGTACTTCAGCCACCACACCGTCACCATCCCCCCGGTGGGCTGGACCAATGCTGCCCACAGGCATGGGGTCTGTGTGCTGGGTAAGAGCCAAGGACTCACCTCTGTGTCAGCCAGACTCCTCAGCTCACCGGCCAGGGGACCCCGTGATTAGGAGGCACGGGCTTTGCCTGCTTCTCAGTGCCCAGAGCCCCTTGCTGGGGCCGCCTCGGTCGGTCAGGACAGGCATCTGCAGGCTTTTTCTGGAAAGGACCAGATAGTATTGTCACATTTCAGACCACTGGGTCACTGTGGTGATTATCTGAGTGACAGCAGGTAAACAAATAGGCAGGGCCGTGTTCCAGTAAAATTGCATTTATAAACACAGGTAGCAGCGGGCATTGGCCCAAGGGCCACGGTTTGCCAATTCCTGGGTCAGAACAGTGCTTCTCAGGCTTTAGCCCCAATCCCAATCGTTGATGGGCTTCCGTCACCAGGATTGCTGGTCCGCACTGGCAGGGTGTCTGATTCACGCGATATATGGGGATTTGAATGTCTACCAAGTGGTCAGGTGATACTGAGGCTGCTGGTTCGAGAACCTCGCTGTGAAAACTGCAGGTGGAGGGAAGGTGATTCCCGTGGCCGACCTTGTTTCTCTCCTGTCCTCACAGGGACTTTCAtcacggagtggaatgaagggggaAGGCTCTGTGAAGCCTTCCTGGCCGGGGATGAGCGCTCATACCAGGCAGTGGCTGACCGGCTGGTCCAGATCGCTCAGTTTTTTCGTTTTGATGGCTGGCTGATCAACATCGAGAACTCTCTGAGTGTGAGTGTCCGGCCCTCACCCACCTCACCGCCCCTTGCTGTGTTgccgcccacctccacctctttcCTTGCTTGGCCTCACCTCGCCCCACACCTGGGCTGCAGGTTGCAGCAGTAAGAGCCACGTCTCGCCTCCCGGGCAGTGCCAGCTCTGAAATCTTAGTTATTTGCAGTGAGACAGAATCTCCTCCAACTGTTTCCAGCAAGCGTGCTTGGCCGGCTCTCACATTCCCGCCCCTGCCTGTGAGCACGCCTTTCCTTTTCCACGCTCTGCTCTGGGCTGGGTGTGTGGCTTCCTTCTCAGGGCATCCTCCCCTTTCGGTTTCCTGACTTCTGCATTCATGTCCTTCTTGCCGCAATAAGAAAGGACGGTCATCTGTTTGGCTGGAGTCCACTTTCGGGGCTGTGGTGGGGAGGGCCTTTCAGAACTGCAGCTTCACCTGTGGGTCTGTTTGCTCCGCGTCCCCCTGTCTGTCCAGCGCTGGATACTTCTCATGATAGACGGATCTGGGGCTCACTGAGGCTCTCACCTTGTTCCTCTCTTTCAGCTGGCCGCTGTGGGGAACATGCCTCCTTTCCTGCGGTACCTCACCACACAGCTGCACCGGCAGGTCCCGGGGGGCCTGGTGCTCTGGTATGACAGTGTGGTGCAGAGTGGGCAGCTCAAATGGCAAGACGAACTCAACCAGCACAACAGGTGAGCCTGCAGACGGGTGCGTGAGGGGGCAGGTGCCGCGGGGGGCCGGTGCTGCGAGGGGCGGGTGCCGCAAGGGGCAGGTGCAGTCTCCCTCATGGAGGCAGTGCACATGTGACTACATTGGGTAAAAAGAGGGAGAaggtaggccgggtgcggtggctcatgtctgtaatcccagcactttgggaggccgaggtgggcagatcatgaggtcaggagatcgagaccatcctggctaacacagtgaaaccccatctctactaaaaatacaaaaaattagctgggcatggtggcaggcacctgtagccccagctacttgggaggctgaggcaggagaatggcgtgaacctgggaggcagaacttgcagtgagccaagatcgtgccactgcactccagcctgagcgacagagcgagactccgtctcaaaaaggcAGAGTTCTCTTAACATCCTGAGCCTCAGCAGACACCATGGATGCCGCGCAAGGGCTTCAGGTCACCATCTGGGGCTGCTCCCTGCCCCTGGGGAACAGGCCGTGTCCTAGGTCTTGGAGGCAGCTCCCAGCCCGTGAGTTGCAGGTGCCTCTGAGCTCTAGGAGGGGAAAGGCTGAGACTGTGCGGGTGGAGGGGGTGGCCCTGTCCCTCTGAGCTCTAGGAGGGGAAAAGGCTGAGATTGTGTGGGTGGAGGGGGTGGCCCTGTCCCTCTGGGCCTGGGCCTCACAGCAGGTCCTTGTTGCTTCtcagggtcttctttgattcctgCGACGGCTTCTTCACTAACTATAACTGGCGGGAGGAGCACTTGGAGCGGATGCTGGGGCAGGCTGGGGAGCGCCGGGCTGATGTGTACGTGGGCGTGGATGTGTTTGCTCGGGGGAACGTGGTCGGAGGCCGATTCGACACAGACAAGGTGGGTGGTGGCTTTCGCCCAAGGGCCAGCGGCCCAGTGCCTCCCCTGGGACCTCATTTCCTCATGGACCTTCCATTCCCGTCTGCACCTCAAAGGAACGACAGCCCCTGTTCTTCCCATAGTGGGGATCCTGCGGCACTGAGAAACAGGGTGTCCTGCCCAGGCCAagctgtgtccccactgaaaccCCTTTCCCGGCTATTTCTACAATCAGATAATGTATTTTTGTGTGGGTGTTACCAGACAGAGGCGCGCCGTTCCCCCACTGTCCGGTCCTCGGCGGGCCTGGGCCTCCTGTCCCAGCTGCGTTCTTTGACCTTCCCCGCAAGGGAAGCCTGCGCGGACGCAGAGGGGCCTGCAGCGCCTCTCACTGCGGCTGAGGGGTGAGGACGGGGGAGGTGCCCAGGGTTTGGGGAGCGGTAGGTGTCATGACGAGGGAGCATTTTCCGGCAAGGCGGGCCACACCAGCGCAGAAGAAGGAGCGGGGCCAGGCCGGTGCCCCTGGCGTGGGATGCGCAGGGCTCTGCCTGCCTCTGGCCTATCGGTCCTGCCCCTTTCCAGAGCCCCAGAGATGTTCTCAGCCCTTAATTTAGctttaaatgagtaaattaatCCAATAACTAAAGAGCCTCTTTACTGCCGGTGATTCTGATAATCGAATGAGAGGTGTGCCAGAGGACGATGGGACCGCGCAGCCACAGCCAGTTAGCGCCCAGCTCCTGGCCCCCTGCCCTTGCAGCAGCGCTCACCGCCTCTCCCGCGCCCTCTTCTGGCCGGCTTGTGGAACGACGGGGGTGATGCCCAGCAGCCCCCAGgtgcagctgggagggaggggtTGGACAGCTTCCCCCTCCCGTTTCTGAGCTGCCCTGAGAGCCCCAACCCCACGTCACTGGCGTCCAGGAGCCTGTCTGGACTCTGTGGTCCTGATGTGCCCagcgtctccctctgtctcctcaGTCGTTGGAGCTGATCCGAAAGCATGGCTTCTCCGTGGCTTTGTTTGCCCCCGGCTGGGTGTATGAGTGTCTGGAGAAGAAGGATTTCTTCCAGAACCAGGACAAGTGAGTCCTGCCGTCCTGGGTGCTTAGTGCAGGCTGATGGGAGGGAGGGGTTTCTGGTGTCTCTGATAGGACACGTTTGTGGGCTTTAGTGGCCCTTCCTATGGGGGGGTGGTTAAGGGAGGATGAGGGGGGAAGAAACCAGCACCCTGGCTGCTTCCAGGCAGGGGCCAAACCCAGCGACCGCTTCCTGCAGACTTGTGTTTGCAGCATATCTGTAGCAGGGGAGGCTGCAGTCCTCCCGGAAGTCCTGTCTTGGAGGGTGCAGGAGAGCCTCGAGTTTCCACCAGCAAGTTTGAGGGACACTGAGaggctccctcccttcctccggATCGAGCTGTTGCCCCCATGTCTCTGGCAGGTTCTGGGGCCGGCTGGAGCGTTATCTGCCCACACATAGCATCTGTTCCTTGCCTTTCGTCACGTCCTTCTGCCTGGGCATGGGTGCACGGAGGGTCTGCTATGGCCAGGTGGGTGGGTGTCTTCCCTCCGTGTCTGTCCTCTGGCCTCAGCTGGGACAGGTGGGAGGAGCCTGGGACTTGCCAGCAGGCACGGTGGTGGTCTTGCCCTTCCCTGCCGCTCCAGGCACACCTGCTCTGTTGGCCTCTGCTGAGTGCCCCTGTTCTGCCCTTTTCTTCAGGAGGAGGCAGTGGGGCCCTGGTACCACCTGAGCGCCCAGGAGATCCAGCCCTTGTTTGGAGAACACAGGCTGGGAGGGGATGGCCGGGGCTGGGTGAGGACGCACTGCTGCCTGGAGGATGCCTGGCATGGAGGCAGCTCCCTTCTCGTCCGGGGTGTGATCCCACCGGAGGTTGGAAATGTGGCTGTTAGGTGGGTGAGTGACGGAGGACGGTGGGCCCACCAGCTTCTCCCATCACACGTGGTGGCCACGGAACTGGACAGACGGGGCAGTGGAGGCCAGAACAAGGACAGAGGACAGACCCagattggttttttaaaattgtggtcaAAAATGCATTAACctgaaatttaccatcttaaccatgttTAAGTGAACAGTACGGGAGTGTTAACTCTGCGTACGTTGCTATGTGACAGATCCCTAGAACTGTGTCATCTTGTAGGACTGGACTCTCCCCATTGCACATTAGCCCCccatcctcccccagccccccagagCCACCCCTTGACTCTGCATCTGTGAGTTTGGATACTTTAGATGCCCCATATGAGGGAATCCCATATGGTATTTCAGAACTGAGATGTTTGAGCCCACAAAAGAATCTGGCCTTGGGGGAGGACTTGTCCCCGGGCTATGGACAGGACCACGATGTGGGAGCGTTTGGCACCCAGGCCCCCTGTTCCTGGAGGGAGGGGCTGGTGGACACAATTTGGAGCTGGCTTCGATTTCTCAGTGATCGCTCCACGGCACTCATCACAGGACCTTTCTCCCCAGGTTATTTTCCCTGCAGGCCCCAGTGCCACCCAGGATTTACCTGTCCATGGTGTATAAGCTTGAGGGGCCCACGGACGTCACGGTTGCTTTGGAGCTGACCACAGGGGATGCCGGCAGCTGCCACATCGGTGGCATCTCAGTGTTGAACGGTGAGGTAATGGGCCAGGCCTGCCTCTGCCCAGGGTGAAGAGCTCAGGAGAGAGAAGTGTGGAGAGGCTCCTGGAGTGTGGGGAGGAGCTGGTGTGGACAGTGCGGGGTAAATCCTGCCTTTGCTGGACTCAGGGCAGCTTGTGGTCAAGGTCTGGACAGGGAGGATTCACTTCTCAGCCACAACCTCTGTCCCGTGTCCTCGTCAGGCAGCTGAGGCTCCTGTGCAGGGTGGACATGGGCCCCTCCCAGAGACCTGAGCTGCACACAGGCTTGCTGCTGGCCGTGGTGTGGTGAGGGGCGAGTAAATGGGGTGGGGGAGACAGCAGGCTGGAGGACGCCAGGACGAGTGAGAGCGTGGCTGACCCCAGATATGCGTTTCATTCACCGAGCTCCTCTGGAGCCCTTCCTGGTTGCTTCTCGGGACCTGCGAGCATCTGGCCTAACCGGGCAGTCTTCTCTGGACTCCTGGGACGCTCTTGGTGGTCCTTCTCAGTGCCTTTTCCTTTGAGATTCTCCTTTTCAAGTCCCACGTCTCCTTCTCCAGCAGAAACAAGCTCAAGACACAGCCTCCGACCCCTCCGGGTGCCCCCCACAAAGCTGGCCAGATGGGTGGGCCGCTGCGGTCGGCAGCTGAGCGGGGGCTGGGTCCAGCGGTAAGTCCCTCTCCTTCCTCACGTCCCTCTCCCTCACTCAAGTCTCTTGGGAAACCCCAGAGCTGGAGGGATGGAGGGGCCCTGGGCTGGCTGCCAGGTTTTGGGCAGCTCTGAGACAGAAGCCCAGGACAGCTGCTGGGAGCCCTGCTGTCGGCCTGGGGTCCCCACTGACCCTGGGACGCATCTCCCTTCTGCTGTGGCTTGGGGCCTCTGGACGGCTCACCCTGGAGCCGCTGGGCTGAGCCCGGCCAGTGATCAGCCCTTTCGCCCCGTAGCTGCTACGAGGTGAGCCTGCGTGGGTGCCTGCTGCTAGACCTCCTTGTTTGCTTCTCACGGCCGCCGGGTGGTTGGGAGGAGGAGAGCTTCACCTGTCGGCTTGGAGAGATCCAGGTGATGCTTCCCAGAGGGGCTCCGGCTGGGCTGGCCGTTTGTCCAGCTGGAGTGGGGGTGGAAGCTGCCCCAGGCTGCCCCCTTCTTGGGTTCAGCGGGGAACTGGGGTGGAGGAGTCAGGGAGGGGAAATGTGTGGGTTGGGGagccctctccctgcccccaggcATCCGGCCGTGCTGAGCCTTCTCTCCTGCCAGGTGGTGGATGCTGCCAGCCTGCTGGCCCCTCTGCCCCAGGTGCAGGCCGTCACCATCTCTCACGTCCGCTGGCAGCCGTCCGCCTCTGAGCGGGAGGGGCCCCCTGCTCTGCTTCAGCTCAGCTGCACCCTGCACTGGTCCTTCCTCCTCTCACAAGTCCGTTGCTTCCGAATCCACTGCTGGGGAGGGACGCGTGATGACTCTCCGGGCAGGGAGCTGCCGAGGCCAGAGATGCCCATGTTCCTGGGGTTGGCTTTTGCCACCCAGTACCGGATAGTGGACCTGCTGGTGGAAGCCGCCGGGCCCGGCCAGGATCGTCGCATGGAGTTTCTGGTGGAGCCTGTCCCTAAGGAAGGGTTTCGGGTGCCTCAGGCCGAGTGGGGCAGGGCAGTTCTGCTTTATTCAGCCCCCGCATGAGTGGATGCTAAGGCCGGGTGGTCTCCTGGCCTCGGGCTGAGGCCTCTTCCCGGCTCTCTGCCCCTGGCCTGTGCTGGACCTGCTAAGTGCCCGCAGTGGCGGCGAGGTCCTGGTCCCGGGGCTGGGGCGGGAGACCCCGGGCTGAGTGCTGTGGGTTTCTGGTTGGGGGTGATGGAAACAGGAAACCAAGGAGTGGGATTGCAGCGTTGGTCACTGCGAGGCAAGTGGCGGGCCTTCTGTTTCTGCCTTGTCCCTCCCCATGGTACATGGTTCCCAGGTGAAAATGAAAGGAGGGGAGGAAGTTGAGAACAGAAAATTCCATAAAGGACATTTCCTAATAGGCTGCAAGATGCtgatgctgagaatgatgattttcttTCCTGCAGATGAAACTATTAGAAAGGGTCTTAGATTGTGGCAGGTAGGCTTTGGAGCAGGCGCcgagacgtttctgagcatgagGACGAGCTACCGCAGCTCCCGGGGGTGGGGTTGCCTGCGGGATGCGGGACAGGATACCCTGGAGAACCCTCCTCCCAGTGTGAAAGGCCCTTTTCCCTGAGGAGTGGGCATTCTGGGCCAGCCGGCGCCGGCTTTGTGCCTCCACGTGGGCCAGCCCCAGCTGCTCCGTGTTTCCTGGCGTTGGCAATTTACTGTGCTGCTGAGTGTGAGGTCATCTCCAGAGCGTTTTCAGCAGCCCCTGGCTCTGCTGCGTCTCTTCCGGGCTGGGGGCGTGCAGGGAAGTGGCTCTGAGGCAGTCTGCGCTGTGGCCCTGCCTCTGCCCAGTGAGAGGCCGTGGGCTCTGGACAAGCCGCCCTTCAGGCTCGGGTAGCAGATCAGTCCATGCAGGAAGCAGCACCTGCTCCCCAcgccagcccagccccagcctgagTGCAGGAGCTGCAGGACCCGTGGGGGCTTTTCCAGCTACTCTGTTCCTTCAcgtcctcccttctcagccttgTCCAAGCACCGGGAAGACCTCCAGGCTTACCCCTTGAGCAGGAGTCAGCACAGGTGCGTGGGGGTGTGAGGGAGGCAGGGTCTTCACCACAGGTGCCTTCCTCTGTCCTTCCTGCTCTTTCTTCTCGCTGCCTCCTCCCCTCTGCCCAGGCCTCTGCAGCTGCACAGCCTCTGCTACACCTGGGCTGCCTGGGAGGCTTCCTGGTGTGGTGTCTGGACCCCACGGCATTGGGTCATCCTGCGGCTGGTCTAGGTGGGGTCTGTTGCGGTCCTTCCACGGTGTCAATGGCCTGAAGTCCCTCACTTTTGGGGGGGGGTCTCTCACCCCCAGGCCACATAGGGCCAGTGGTAGGGGTTCCCTCTATGTCGGGCAGTGCTGAGGGCTGGGATGCTCTGTGACCCCAGCTGGAGCCCACACCTAAGGGCTGGCATCCACATCATTTCACCCTGCAGTGAGGGAAGAGGCCACCAGGTGGCAGCACAGCCACACCTGTTCCCACGTCCAGAGGAGGGCAAGGCTGGGTGCTCAGCAGCCACTCTGAGCCGGGGCTCCTTCCAGGGGCTGAAATCCACCTTTCTCCATCTTCCTTGCCTGCCTGGGTACTCATGCCAAGCAGAGACTGGGATTAGGGGTTCTGTGCTCTTGCCTAATTAGGAACATTCTTCCATGTCTCTTGTGTGGTCCCAGAAGGAGAAGTGAGTTTGCCAAGGATATGGGGCAGGAGGCTCCCTCTGCTGACCCCCTGCAGCCTGGAGCCACTCACTTGACTTTTTCTCAGCCGTGACCATTCTCAGGAGCTCTTTGAGCCTTTCTGTCTCATTTGGAACCAGGGGGAACCAGGAAGGGGCTCCTGGCCTGTGTCCTCTGCTGCGGGGATTTTGGGGGGCGCAGCATCCACGCCTTGCTGCCCTTCTTTCATGAAGTCTGTTTTTTAAGTGCTGGTTCCCCCGAATATTTTATGCAGAGGAGGGAAAATTTATAGTGgcaattattttctcacagtctggtGAGCAGGCAATTAGGAGTAAGGGGGCCTAGTAGAGCGTGGCGTATGGCAGACTTGCACCGCCCCggctccccagccccacccccatgcAGGGCTCGTGTGCGGGAAAATTAATATGCCGGCGTTTAAGCCTGTGCCCCTCTGCTGGGTGTAACTGCTCTGAAATAAATGATCTGACATTGTGAAGAGTGCAGTCGAGTCCTGGTGTGATGGGGTGCGGGCAGCACCAGCCCGGCCCTGGATGCTGGCTCCCTGTccagccctggccccagccccaggctTCTGAGCTCTGGGTTGAGGTTCTGCCACTCATCTTCCCATCCCCTCCTCAGCTGACCCTTTGCAGCTGTGCACTAGCTCCTACCCACCTTCCAGGAGGGGTGACTGGGGCTGGCGAAGTGGGTTTTACCTTGAAGCAACATGGCTCCTTGTGGGCACTCAGGCTACACCAGGCGTGCAGAACTGGCTGGAGCACCAGCCACCTATGCCTCTGTGCCATGCCCCCCCACCCTCCCAGCTCCGTGCTTTTTCTTGCACTGGGTCGACCAAGCACAGCTGTGTGGTCACCAGTTCTAACCCTTCTGCTTCCTGGGGTGCTTTCTGCTCTGAGGTCACGCTGTGTCCAGCACATGCTGTAACCAGGAAAGAAGGGACCAGGGCTGGCCTCGACCTGAGTCTGAGAGGCAGGCCAGGCAGCACAGATCTGCCATGAACTGCCACCCACCCAGCCTATCCTGGGGCTGGAGGCAGAGGACCAGCCTGGACTTGAGGATTGGGAGTGGAAAGTCTCTTGCCTAGA encodes the following:
- the ENGASE gene encoding cytosolic endo-beta-N-acetylglucosaminidase isoform X7 translates to MEAAAVTVTRSATRRRRERQLQGLGAPEAGTQEEQEPRPRRRRLGRRTKDDEEETVFREVVSFSPDPLPVRYYDKDTTKPISFYLSSLEELLAWTPCLEDGFNVALEPLACRQPPLSSQRPRTLLCHDMMGGYLDDRFIQGSVVQTPYAFYHWQCIDVFVYFSHHTVTIPPVGWTNAAHRHGVCVLGTFITEWNEGGRLCEAFLAGDERSYQAVADRLVQIAQFFRFDGWLINIENSLSLAAVGNMPPFLRYLTTQLHRQVPGGLVLWYDSVVQSGQLKWQDELNQHNRVFFDSCDGFFTNYNWREEHLERMLGQAGERRADVYVGVDVFARGNVVGGRFDTDKSLFTAGDSDNRMRGVPEDDGTAQPQPVSAQLLAPCPCSSAHRLSRALFWPACGTTGVMPSSPQSLELIRKHGFSVALFAPGWVYECLEKKDFFQNQDKFWGRLERYLPTHSICSLPFVTSFCLGMGARRVCYGQEEAVGPWYHLSAQEIQPLFGEHRLGGDGRGWVRTHCCLEDAWHGGSSLLVRGVIPPEVGNVAVRLFSLQAPVPPRIYLSMVYKLEGPTDVTVALELTTGDAGSCHIGGISVLNAETSSRHSLRPLRVPPTKLARWVGRCGRQLSGGWVQRCYEVSLRGCLLLDLLVCFSRPPGGWEEESFTCRLGEIQVVDAASLLAPLPQVQAVTISHVRWQPSASEREGPPALLQLSCTLHWSFLLSQVRCFRIHCWGGTRDDSPGRELPRPEMPMFLGLAFATQYRIVDLLVEAAGPGQDRRMEFLVEPVPKEGFRVPQAEWGRAVLLYSAPA
- the ENGASE gene encoding cytosolic endo-beta-N-acetylglucosaminidase isoform X1, with amino-acid sequence MEAAAVTVTRSATRRRRERQLQGLGAPEAGTQEEQEPRPRRRRLGRRTKDDEEETVFREVVSFSPDPLPVRYYDKDTTKPISFYLSSLEELLAWTPCLEDGFNVALEPLACRQPPLSSQRPRTLLCHDMMGGYLDDRFIQGSVVQTPYAFYHWQCIDVFVYFSHHTVTIPPVGWTNAAHRHGVCVLGTFITEWNEGGRLCEAFLAGDERSYQAVADRLVQIAQFFRFDGWLINIENSLSLAAVGNMPPFLRYLTTQLHRQVPGGLVLWYDSVVQSGQLKWQDELNQHNRVFFDSCDGFFTNYNWREEHLERMLGQAGERRADVYVGVDVFARGNVVGGRFDTDKSLELIRKHGFSVALFAPGWVYECLEKKDFFQNQDKFWGRLERYLPTHSICSLPFVTSFCLGMGARRVCYGQEEAVGPWYHLSAQEIQPLFGEHRLGGDGRGWVRTHCCLEDAWHGGSSLLVRGVIPPEVGNVAVRLFSLQAPVPPRIYLSMVYKLEGPTDVTVALELTTGDAGSCHIGGISVLNAETSSRHSLRPLRVPPTKLARWVGRCGRQLSGGWVQRCYEVSLRGCLLLDLLVCFSRPPGGWEEESFTCRLGEIQVMLPRGAPAGLAVCPAGVGVEAAPGCPLLGFSGELGWRSQGGEMCGLGSPLPAPRHPAVLSLLSCQVVDAASLLAPLPQVQAVTISHVRWQPSASEREGPPALLQLSCTLHWSFLLSQVRCFRIHCWGGTRDDSPGRELPRPEMPMFLGLAFATQYRIVDLLVEAAGPGQDRRMEFLVEPVPKEGFRVPQAEWGRAVLLYSAPA
- the ENGASE gene encoding cytosolic endo-beta-N-acetylglucosaminidase isoform X2, encoding MEAAAVTVTRSATRRRRERQLQGLGAPEAGTQEEQEPRPRRRRLGRRTKDDEEETVFREVVSFSPDPLPVRYYDKDTTKPISFYLSSLEELLAWTPCLEDGFNVALEPLACRQPPLSSQRPRTLLCHDMMGGYLDDRFIQGSVVQTPYAFYHWQCIDVFVYFSHHTVTIPPVGWTNAAHRHGVCVLGTFITEWNEGGRLCEAFLAGDERSYQAVADRLVQIAQFFRFDGWLINIENSLSLAAVGNMPPFLRYLTTQLHRQVPGGLVLWYDSVVQSGQLKWQDELNQHNRVFFDSCDGFFTNYNWREEHLERMLGQAGERRADVYVGVDVFARGNVVGGRFDTDKSLELIRKHGFSVALFAPGWVYECLEKKDFFQNQDKFWGRLERYLPTHSICSLPFVTSFCLGMGARRVCYGQEEAVGPWYHLSAQEIQPLFGEHRLGGDGRGWVRTHCCLEDAWHGGSSLLVRGVIPPEVGNVAVRLFSLQAPVPPRIYLSMVYKLEGPTDVTVALELTTGDAGSCHIGGISVLNETSSRHSLRPLRVPPTKLARWVGRCGRQLSGGWVQRCYEVSLRGCLLLDLLVCFSRPPGGWEEESFTCRLGEIQVMLPRGAPAGLAVCPAGVGVEAAPGCPLLGFSGELGWRSQGGEMCGLGSPLPAPRHPAVLSLLSCQVVDAASLLAPLPQVQAVTISHVRWQPSASEREGPPALLQLSCTLHWSFLLSQVRCFRIHCWGGTRDDSPGRELPRPEMPMFLGLAFATQYRIVDLLVEAAGPGQDRRMEFLVEPVPKEGFRVPQAEWGRAVLLYSAPA
- the ENGASE gene encoding cytosolic endo-beta-N-acetylglucosaminidase isoform X4, whose amino-acid sequence is MEAAAVTVTRSATRRRRERQLQGLGAPEAGTQEEQEPRPRRRRLGRRTKDDEEETVFREVVSFSPDPLPVRYYDKDTTKPISFYLSSLEELLAWTPCLEDGFNVALEPLACRQPPLSSQRPRTLLCHDMMGGYLDDRFIQGSVVQTPYAFYHWQCIDVFVYFSHHTVTIPPVGWTNAAHRHGVCVLGTFITEWNEGGRLCEAFLAGDERSYQAVADRLVQIAQFFRFDGWLINIENSLSLAAVGNMPPFLRYLTTQLHRQVPGGLVLWYDSVVQSGQLKWQDELNQHNRVFFDSCDGFFTNYNWREEHLERMLGQAGERRADVYVGVDVFARGNVVGGRFDTDKSLELIRKHGFSVALFAPGWVYECLEKKDFFQNQDKFWGRLERYLPTHSICSLPFVTSFCLGMGARRVCYGQEEAVGPWYHLSAQEIQPLFGEHRLGGDGRGWVRTHCCLEDAWHGGSSLLVRGVIPPEVGNVAVRLFSLQAPVPPRIYLSMVYKLEGPTDVTVALELTTGDAGSCHIGGISVLNETSSRHSLRPLRVPPTKLARWVGRCGRQLSGGWVQRCYEVSLRGCLLLDLLVCFSRPPGGWEEESFTCRLGEIQVVDAASLLAPLPQVQAVTISHVRWQPSASEREGPPALLQLSCTLHWSFLLSQVRCFRIHCWGGTRDDSPGRELPRPEMPMFLGLAFATQYRIVDLLVEAAGPGQDRRMEFLVEPVPKEGFRVPQAEWGRAVLLYSAPA